In Hydrogenimonas thermophila, a genomic segment contains:
- a CDS encoding cell division ATP-binding protein FtsE → MQNVIEANGLKLAYPQHEPVIKNATFTVKSSEFVFITGASGSGKSTLLKSFYGVIPPFGGSLIVGGVDMGRVRSSKLYKLRRHLGVVFQDYKLIKEWNVEKNVTLPLMIAGFSKDVSRTQAKKLLAHVKLSHKSDRYPMELSGGEQQRVAMARALAHNPFLILADEPTGNLDEYSSQVVWELLERANQDLKTTVVVVTHRIPEVLNIPYRHLMIENGAIYEIH, encoded by the coding sequence ATGCAAAATGTAATTGAAGCAAATGGTTTAAAACTTGCTTATCCACAGCATGAACCTGTAATAAAAAATGCTACTTTTACAGTAAAATCTAGTGAATTCGTCTTTATTACAGGTGCAAGTGGAAGTGGCAAGTCTACACTGTTGAAATCATTTTATGGTGTTATTCCTCCTTTTGGTGGAAGTTTGATTGTTGGCGGAGTTGATATGGGAAGAGTAAGGTCTTCTAAATTATATAAGCTTCGTCGCCACCTAGGAGTAGTTTTTCAAGACTATAAACTTATTAAAGAGTGGAATGTTGAAAAGAATGTAACTTTACCATTGATGATTGCCGGTTTTTCTAAAGATGTTAGTAGAACTCAAGCTAAAAAACTTCTTGCTCACGTAAAACTTTCACATAAGTCCGATCGCTATCCAATGGAGCTTAGCGGTGGTGAACAGCAGCGTGTTGCAATGGCAAGAGCTTTGGCTCATAACCCTTTTTTGATTTTAGCTGATGAACCTACCGGAAATCTTGATGAATATTCAAGTCAGGTTGTATGGGAGTTGCTTGAGCGTGCCAATCAAGATCTTAAAACAACTGTAGTAGTTGTTACACATCGCATACCAGAAGTTTTAAATATTCCTTATCGTCATTTAATGATAGAAAATGGAGCTATATATGAGATCCATTAG
- the trmB gene encoding tRNA (guanosine(46)-N7)-methyltransferase TrmB: MPHIRVESFNFHEKLPLQSGEVSFLWYARNMEHLNDGLLGVAVDNIPFLLQVKPKNKELLLKAEKISRPSPNTLIKRALQEYLNITGQKPSYSNIANVDNVPLKKPLPSLKEIATFNADDLPDKEVWIEIGFGSGRHLLYQAKENQNVHLIGLEIHRPSLEQVMRRIDLEGLDNVWVIDYDARLFMELLPSNRIERIFVHFPVPWDKKPHRRVISDTFMNEAMRVLKPGGRLELRTDSDNYFHYSMEVFTRPKHVKLTLEKNSEAAVKSKYEERWLRYEKDIYEIRVESLEESEPKSIDVCFDFPQNIGISSLFKQKPKSAWIENGCFAHIERFYAINENDGLIRLSLGSFDRPEHKFILIENGKMKYYPHNPVRTETNHKAHQIILKWMQACKM, encoded by the coding sequence ATGCCACACATTAGAGTAGAATCATTTAATTTTCACGAAAAGTTGCCTCTACAAAGTGGAGAGGTCTCTTTTCTTTGGTATGCAAGGAATATGGAACATCTTAATGATGGTCTGTTGGGAGTTGCAGTAGATAATATTCCATTTTTACTGCAAGTTAAACCAAAAAACAAAGAGTTGCTTTTAAAAGCAGAAAAGATTTCGCGGCCATCTCCAAATACACTGATTAAAAGAGCATTACAAGAGTATTTGAATATTACCGGTCAAAAACCAAGTTACTCAAATATTGCAAATGTTGATAATGTACCTCTTAAAAAGCCTTTACCTTCATTGAAAGAGATAGCTACATTTAATGCTGATGATTTGCCTGATAAAGAGGTTTGGATAGAGATAGGCTTTGGAAGCGGACGACATCTGCTGTATCAAGCAAAAGAGAATCAAAATGTTCATCTTATAGGTCTTGAAATTCATCGTCCTTCACTTGAGCAGGTAATGAGAAGAATAGATCTTGAAGGACTCGATAATGTATGGGTTATCGATTATGATGCAAGGCTTTTTATGGAACTTCTTCCAAGTAACAGGATTGAGAGGATCTTTGTCCACTTCCCAGTTCCTTGGGATAAAAAGCCACATCGACGTGTAATATCTGATACTTTTATGAATGAAGCAATGCGTGTTTTAAAGCCTGGTGGAAGACTTGAACTTCGTACAGACAGTGATAACTACTTTCATTACTCTATGGAGGTTTTTACCAGACCAAAGCATGTTAAGTTGACTCTGGAAAAAAATAGTGAAGCAGCTGTAAAAAGTAAATATGAAGAGAGATGGTTGCGATATGAAAAAGATATCTATGAGATACGGGTTGAATCATTGGAAGAGTCTGAACCAAAGAGTATAGATGTATGTTTTGACTTTCCGCAAAACATTGGAATCTCTTCACTATTTAAGCAAAAACCTAAAAGTGCCTGGATAGAAAATGGATGCTTTGCACATATAGAGCGTTTTTATGCAATAAATGAAAATGATGGTTTAATACGTCTATCTTTGGGAAGTTTTGACAGACCCGAGCATAAGTTTATCCTTATTGAAAATGGAAAGATGAAATATTATCCTCATAATCCTGTAAGAACTGAAACTAATCATAAAGCGCATCAAATTATTTTAAAATGGATGCAAGCATGCAAAATGTAA
- a CDS encoding fibronectin type III domain-containing protein, which translates to MKFWIQTVCLTLLMVAMGGCAGKNLTSKTPKVAPNLPPVTSIKTLSDLTSVGFEWKMVPSQEIEGYHLYRLEPGKEQKLKRVATIADRYSSHYVDTKLKPGQEYVYQMSTYNKEGFESKQSEPVRVRTKPVPESVSFVRAIANLPKRVKLIWRPHQNSQVSAYIIERAVVREPNNWTKIATVENRLSAEYMDKDLKDGEVYIYRVRVKLCNGIITGPSTAVKAITKPLPLPPMGLHATIDKPKKIHLEWQPSPTKDVVYYKVYRSPFSSAFYSYRAKTDKITYDDIVDEDGKIYYYKVTAVDKDGLESPISEVPVMGSTLSKPATPTITDARVVDNHAILRWNSNDKRTKSYVVVRNHWEGLIKRKREFINISKTDFMDTMMQPGTRYTYRVMAVDKYGIRSEPSEPVELFIEDIH; encoded by the coding sequence ATGAAATTTTGGATTCAAACAGTTTGCTTAACGCTTTTAATGGTTGCGATGGGTGGATGTGCCGGTAAAAACCTGACATCAAAAACACCTAAAGTTGCTCCAAACTTGCCACCTGTGACATCTATTAAAACATTATCAGATCTTACAAGTGTAGGATTTGAGTGGAAAATGGTACCTTCTCAAGAAATAGAAGGTTATCATCTTTATCGTTTAGAACCTGGTAAAGAGCAAAAGCTTAAACGTGTAGCTACCATTGCAGACAGATATAGTTCACACTATGTTGATACCAAATTAAAACCTGGTCAAGAGTATGTATATCAAATGTCTACATACAATAAAGAGGGGTTTGAGTCAAAACAGTCTGAACCGGTTCGTGTTCGTACCAAGCCAGTGCCTGAGTCAGTTAGTTTTGTTCGTGCTATTGCCAATTTGCCAAAGAGGGTAAAACTCATTTGGCGACCGCATCAAAATTCTCAAGTAAGTGCATATATTATTGAAAGGGCTGTTGTTAGAGAGCCTAATAATTGGACAAAGATTGCTACAGTTGAAAATAGATTGAGTGCTGAATATATGGATAAGGATTTAAAAGATGGTGAAGTATACATATACCGCGTACGCGTTAAGTTATGTAATGGGATCATAACTGGACCAAGTACAGCAGTAAAAGCTATTACAAAACCTTTGCCACTTCCTCCTATGGGACTGCACGCAACAATAGATAAACCTAAAAAAATTCATCTTGAATGGCAGCCAAGCCCTACAAAAGATGTGGTTTATTACAAAGTATACAGAAGTCCTTTTTCAAGTGCATTTTACAGCTATCGTGCAAAAACAGATAAAATAACTTATGATGATATAGTAGATGAAGATGGAAAAATTTACTACTATAAAGTTACAGCAGTTGATAAAGATGGACTTGAAAGTCCAATATCTGAAGTTCCTGTAATGGGAAGCACTCTTTCAAAACCTGCTACTCCAACTATCACAGATGCAAGAGTAGTTGACAATCATGCTATTTTAAGATGGAACTCTAATGATAAGAGAACAAAGAGTTATGTTGTAGTCCGTAATCACTGGGAAGGTTTAATAAAGAGAAAACGAGAGTTTATCAATATATCAAAGACAGACTTTATGGATACTATGATGCAACCTGGTACTAGGTATACTTATCGTGTAATGGCAGTAGATAAGTATGGAATTCGTTCAGAGCCTTCTGAGCCTGTAGAACTATTTATTGAAGATATTCATTAA
- a CDS encoding RluA family pseudouridine synthase, which produces MQTIVATKSERLDKLLQKSLYVSRNQIEQLIKKGYVSVNGKVVTKAGFKVQLEDIIEYSLPKVEKRESERVDFDVEVLYEDDDIMVINKPSPLVVHPAPSVKEATLVDWLRLKGVSLSTISGDERHGIVHRLDKETSGAMVIAKNNESHEKLSLQLQNKSMGRYYVAIIDYPLKEDICVEKPIARNPANRLKMGIVSGGKYAKTAFKKLAVCKQGNFELIAAKLYTGRTHQIRVHLSALGRHIVGDSLYGFKSKNDTIRRIMLHAYILYLNHPKSGETLYFVAPFPENIFSEISMCIDKEKLHEILDSNSLLNAFNGCDGWMCR; this is translated from the coding sequence ATGCAAACAATTGTTGCTACAAAATCTGAGCGTTTAGACAAATTGCTTCAAAAATCACTTTATGTATCAAGAAACCAGATAGAACAGTTGATAAAAAAAGGTTATGTCAGTGTAAATGGCAAAGTTGTTACTAAAGCAGGATTTAAAGTTCAATTAGAAGATATCATTGAATATTCATTGCCAAAAGTTGAAAAAAGAGAGAGTGAAAGAGTCGATTTTGATGTCGAAGTTCTATATGAAGATGATGATATTATGGTTATTAATAAACCATCACCTCTTGTTGTTCATCCTGCTCCAAGTGTAAAAGAGGCAACACTTGTAGATTGGTTAAGACTTAAAGGTGTTTCACTTTCTACAATCAGCGGAGATGAGCGTCATGGTATTGTTCATCGTCTTGACAAAGAGACCAGTGGTGCTATGGTCATTGCCAAAAATAATGAGTCACATGAAAAACTCTCATTGCAGTTACAAAATAAAAGTATGGGACGCTATTATGTAGCTATTATTGACTATCCTTTAAAAGAGGATATTTGTGTAGAAAAGCCTATAGCAAGAAACCCTGCAAATCGTCTAAAAATGGGGATTGTAAGTGGTGGAAAATATGCTAAAACAGCTTTTAAGAAATTAGCTGTTTGCAAGCAGGGAAATTTTGAACTTATAGCAGCTAAGCTTTATACAGGAAGAACACATCAAATAAGAGTCCATCTTTCTGCGTTGGGAAGGCATATTGTAGGTGATAGTTTATACGGTTTTAAGAGCAAAAACGATACTATCAGACGCATTATGCTCCATGCATATATACTCTATTTGAACCATCCAAAAAGCGGCGAAACGCTCTACTTTGTAGCGCCGTTTCCAGAAAATATATTTTCAGAAATTTCCATGTGTATAGATAAGGAGAAACTTCATGAAATTTTGGATTCAAACAGTTTGCTTAACGCTTTTAATGGTTGCGATGGGTGGATGTGCCGGTAA
- a CDS encoding FtsW/RodA/SpoVE family cell cycle protein encodes MKFSPIFDRRILTHFDFFLLLLILPIITVSLVLVNEISFALFRKELFYIGLGFLVFFIFFLIPWRSIRWLIPYFYWGNIFLLISVDLFGVTKLGAQRWLEIPFIGLTIQPSELFKPAFILMLAYLIQENPPPKDGYRLKDFLKLSFIILLPFFLIAKEPDLGTAMVLLIIGYGILFVVGVHWKIWAGIIITLAVAAPFLYSNLHDYQKKRIHDFLAEKPSYHVQQSIIAIGSGGLTGKPKDEATQTQLKFLPIASSDFIFAYFVERFGFVGAALLILLYAMLILHIFSLGLQPYTDYYIKVFAYGIAFLIFVYTSVNILMTIGLAPVVGVPLPLLSHGGSSFINFMVLFGILENLLAFRFNFLYNSSSKVSYL; translated from the coding sequence ATGAAATTTTCTCCTATATTTGACAGGCGCATTTTAACACACTTTGATTTTTTTTTACTGCTACTTATCTTGCCTATAATAACTGTTTCACTGGTTTTGGTTAACGAAATAAGCTTTGCCCTCTTTAGAAAAGAGCTTTTCTACATTGGTCTTGGTTTTTTGGTATTTTTCATATTTTTTCTTATACCCTGGCGTTCTATTCGTTGGCTAATACCATATTTTTACTGGGGCAACATATTTCTTTTAATAAGTGTAGATCTTTTTGGGGTTACAAAACTGGGTGCACAAAGATGGCTTGAGATACCATTTATAGGCTTAACTATACAGCCATCAGAGCTTTTTAAACCTGCATTTATATTAATGCTTGCCTATCTTATACAAGAAAATCCTCCACCAAAAGATGGTTATAGACTAAAAGATTTTCTAAAATTATCATTCATAATTCTGCTTCCATTTTTTCTAATAGCAAAAGAACCAGATCTAGGAACAGCTATGGTTCTACTAATAATAGGGTACGGAATTTTATTTGTAGTTGGCGTTCACTGGAAAATTTGGGCAGGAATTATCATAACTTTAGCTGTTGCTGCACCATTTCTCTATAGTAATCTACACGACTATCAAAAAAAGCGTATTCACGATTTCCTTGCAGAAAAACCAAGTTACCACGTTCAACAATCAATCATTGCCATAGGTTCAGGAGGCTTAACAGGAAAGCCAAAAGATGAAGCAACACAAACTCAACTAAAATTTTTACCCATTGCATCGAGTGATTTTATATTTGCATATTTTGTAGAGAGATTCGGCTTTGTAGGAGCCGCTCTTTTAATACTTTTATATGCTATGCTGATTTTGCATATCTTTAGTTTAGGTTTGCAACCATACACTGACTACTATATAAAAGTGTTTGCATATGGTATAGCTTTTTTGATTTTTGTATATACAAGTGTAAATATTTTAATGACTATTGGACTAGCTCCAGTGGTTGGTGTACCGCTTCCTCTTTTAAGTCACGGAGGAAGTAGTTTTATAAATTTCATGGTTCTTTTTGGAATTTTGGAAAATTTACTTGCTTTTCGATTTAATTTTTTGTATAATTCCAGCTCGAAAGTTAGTTACCTCTAA